Proteins from one Fragaria vesca subsp. vesca linkage group LG6, FraVesHawaii_1.0, whole genome shotgun sequence genomic window:
- the LOC101306453 gene encoding LRR receptor-like serine/threonine-protein kinase FLS2-like produces the protein MASSCWCKFLALLYFALLLFSNPTCSTSFVQRQTLCREEERSALLQFKASLKTNMTASSDPLAYPKVASWDRPEGDPQRSNCCSWDGIECNEESGHVIGLDLGSSCLHGSINSSSSLFQLVRLQRLDLSDNNFNFSEIPSRLGHDLTSLTYLNLSMSSFSGQIPLEISYLSKLSTLDLSSSSWPPLKLPNFRSLTQNLTSIKQLHLRLVEIASTVPSSLVNLSSLTSLRLQACNLEGNFPVGIFHLPNLQVLDLAYNNNLTGYFPEDLNMSSPLKILNLPSTNFSGHLPDSIGNLRALNLLNISSCHFYPHVPSSLSNLTQLNLLDLSSFYDYSYRPYLPSIHTFSGQASDSWSGIGKLTKLYNLVLQDTNLRGDLPSSLANLTQLLELDLSQNQLSGEIPCFLANLTQLTKLRLGYNQISGQIPSCLEQLNQLTLLDLRSNHLQGTIPRSLFQLTSLEYIFLNSNNLSGNVEFDDFSKLKKLRGLRLSLNKLSVQIKTGFTAIPPKINLLELGSCNLTEFPEFLKYTSELMHLDLSDNNLHGQIPKWMWNSTSESLRYLNLSHNHLTGFEENPVIIPWNQLSSLQLDSNMLQGSLPVPVPSIAVYSISNNGYTGEIPATFCNAGTLNILDLSNNNLNGMIPQCFENFGALQILKLRNNSFHGDIPQICLNTSMELAAIDLSYNQLQGKLPRSIANCPRLMFLNLGNNQISDTFPSWLGVLQQLRVLILRSNAFHGIIGKPTSGIEFPLLSIVDLSSNNFSVFNKGVELKYFKTPYLLRLIDLSSNRFEGQIPALIGNLRALHLLNLSNNTLTGPIPSSFGNLTAVESLDLSQNQLSGKIPSDLAQLTFLAYFNVSHNLLYGPIPQGRQFDTFQENMYQGNSGLCGKPLSKKCEDSESATPQTPTFEQEEDSGFQIELDWYVILPGVVTGLIVGVWLEKTFGQPRSITGLWRHLAGVSREAQGERGESELGPYLFHVCRCSVHEH, from the exons ATGGCATCATCCTGCTGGTGTAAATTCTTAGCTCTGCTTTATTTTGCGTTATTATTGTTCAGTAATCCTACATGCAGTACTTCTTTTGTGCAGAGGCAGACGCTTTGCCGCGAAGAGGAGCGCTCTGCCTTACTGCAATTCAAGGCTAGTCTCAAGACAAACATGACTGCTTCTAGTGATCCCCTTGCTTATCCAAAGGTTGCATCTTGGGACAGGCCCGAAGGTGATCCTCAAAGGAGTAATTGTTGTTCTTGGGATGGTATTGAATGCAATGAGGAATCTGGCCATGTTATTGGCCTTGACCTTGGCAGCAGCTGCCTTCATGGTTCCATCAACTCCAGTAGTAGTCTGTTTCAACTTGTTAGGTTGCAGAGGCTTGATCTCTCTGACAATAACTTCAACTTCTCTGAAATACCATCCAGGTTAGGCCATGATCTTACGAGTCTAACATATCTCAACCTTTCAATGTCTTCATTTTCTGGACAAATTCCATTAGAAATTTCATATCTATCAAAACTGTCTACCCTTGATCTGTCTTCAAGTTCCTGGCCTCCTCTCAAACTGCCCAACTTCAGAAGCCTAACTCAAAATTTGACCAGCATAAAACAACTTCATCTTCGTTTGGTAGAGATAGCCTCCACAGTGCCTAGCTCATTGGTGAATCTGTCTTCTCTGACATCTCTTCGTCTTCAAGCATGTAACTTGGAGGGAAACTTCCCGGTAGGCATTTTCCACCTACCAAACTTGCAAGTACTTGACTTGGCCTATAACAACAATCTAACCGGTTATTTTCCTGAGGACCTTAACATGAGCAGCCCCTTGAAGATATTGAATCTGCCGTCAACCAATTTCTCTGGTCATCTACCTGATTCAATCGGAAACCTTCGTGCCTTAAATTTGCTGAATATATCATCCTGTCACTTTTATCCCCATGTTCCATCTTCACTTTCCAACCTTACCCAGCTCAATCTTCTTGATCTTTCTTCCTTTTATGACTATAGTTATCGACCTTACCTTCCATCAATCCATACTTTCAGTGGCCAAGCTTCAGATTCCTGGTCAGGGATAGGAAAGCTGACCAAACTCTACAACTTGGTTCTTCAGGATACCAACTTAAGGGGAGATTTGCCATCTTCTTTGGCTAATCTGACTCAACTTTTGGAATTAGACTTGAGCCAGAATCAATTAAGTGGTGAAATCCCATGCTTCTTGGCAAATCTGACACAACTTACAAAATTACGATTGGGCTACAATCAAATAAGTGGTCAAATCCCTTCTTGCCTAGAGCAGTTGAACCAATTGACATTATTAGACTTACGATCCAACCATCTTCAAGGAACCATCCCCAGGTCACTTTTCCAGCTTACAAGTCTTGAATATATATTCCTCAACTCAAATAACTTGAGTGGAAATGTTGAATTCGATGACTTTTCCAAGCTAAAAAAGTTGAGGGGACTTCGTTTGTCGCTCAACAAGTTATCTGTGCAGATCAAAACTGGATTTACTGCTATTCCTCCAAAGATTAATTTACTAGAATTGGGTTCATGCAATTTAACAGAGTTTCCAGAATTTTTGAAATACACTAGTGAACTGATGCATCTAGATCTATCTGACAACAATCTTCATGGCCAAATACCAAAATGGATGTGGAATTCTACTAGTGAATCATTGAGATACCTCAACCTCTCTCATAACCACTTAACTGGATTTGAAGAAAATCCCGTCATTATTCCATGGAATCAGTTAAGCTCCTTACAGCTAGACTCTAATATGTTACAAGGATCACTGCCAGTTCCAGTGCCGTCAATTGCGGTCTATTCTATTTCAAACAATGGATACACGGGAGAAATTCCAGCAACATTCTGCAATGCGGGGACCCTGAATATTCTTGATTTATCTAACAACAACCTGAATGGCATGATTCCCCAATGCTTTGAGAATTTTGGAGCTCTTCAGATATTGAAACTGCGGAACAATTCTTTTCATGGGGATATTCCTCAAATATGTTTAAACACAAGTATGGAGTTAGCCGCTATTGACTTGAGTTATAATCAGCTACAGGGGAAGCTACCAAGATCAATTGCCAATTGTCCTCGGTTGATGTTTCTTAATTTGGGAAATAATCAGATCAGTGATACATTCCCATCTTGGTTAGGAGTGCTTCAACAATTAAGAGTTCTCATATTGCGGTCTAATGCATTTCATGGCATAATTGGAAAGCCTACAAGTGGCATTGAGTTCCCTTTGCTGTCCATTGTTGATTTATCTAGCAACAATTTTTCAG TTTTTAACAAAGGTGTTGAACTGAAGTACTTCAAGACCCCTTATCTTCTGAGACTCATAGACCTCTCAAGTAACAGATTTGAAGGACAGATTCCGGCTCTCATTGGGAATCTAAGAGCGCTTCATTTGCTCAATCTTTCCAACAACACGCTCACTGGTCCCATCCCCTCTTCTTTTGGGAACTTGACTGCTGTTGAATCGTTGGATCTCTCCCAAAATCAGCTCTCAGGAAAGATTCCCAGTGATCTAGCACAACTGACATTCCTTGCATACTTTAATGTATCCCACAATCTTCTTTATGGTCCTATCCCACAAGGTCGACAGTTTGATACATTCCAAGAGAATATGTACCAAGGAAACTCAGGTTTATGTGGAAAACCTTTATCAAAGAAATGTGAAGATTCTGAGAGCGCAACACCACAAACACCAACTTTTGAACAAGAGGAAGACTCAGGATTTCAAATTGAACTAGATTGGTATGTGATTCTGCCAGGAGTTGTTACTGGTCTAATAGTTGGAGTGTGGTTGGAGAAAACTTTTGGACAGCCAAGAAGCATCACTGGTTTGTGGAGACATTTAGCAGGAGTTAGCCGAGAAGCACAAGGTGAGAGAGGGGAATCAGAACTTGGTCCTTATTTATTCCATGTATGTAGGTGCTCGGTTCATGAACATTAG
- the LOC101306745 gene encoding receptor-like protein 12-like, translating into MNAAVCFSFVQTQALCHDDERSALLQFKASFTIDKSASQDPFAFPKVASWGRLAGDTQRNNCCSWDGVECNDNSGHVIGLDLASSYLHGSISSNSSLFQLVHLQSLDLSDNNFSFSQIPSRLGHALTSLTYLNLSMSSFSGQIPSEMSYLSNLSTLHLSSSSWSPLKLPNFRCLIQNLTSIKQLHLSSVEMDSTVPNTFVNLSSLTSLRLQACKLKGQFPAGIFNLPNLQVLDLANNFDLTGYFPDDLNKSSPLKILNLQATDFSGHIPASLGDLRALNLLNIRSCNFYPYVPSSLSNLTQLNFLDLSSFYDYAYLPDILTIHAFSNHVSDSWSWFRKLTKLNHLALDTTHLKGDLPCSLANLTQLLVLDLDQNEITGEIPCCLAKLKQLSKLSLGYNQITGQIPSCLVQLTQLTLLDIRFNNLQGAIPRSLFKLRNLKHIYLHSNDLRGSVVLDEFSKLEKLRGLRLSLNKFSVQIKTGFNAIAPKLEVLGLGSCNIKEFPEFLKYPNVLEDLDLSNNNLHGQIPKWMWNSTSETLRFLNLSHNHLNGFEENPVIIPWHGLYSLQLDSNMLQGSLPIPSPLISYYSVSNNEYAGEIPVTFCNTRPLCILDLSNNNLNGKIPQCFENLRFLQLLKLQNNSFHGDIPQIGLKRCLWLRGIDMSYNQLQGKLPRSIGNCSKLMFLNLGNNQISDTFPSWLGKLQKLKVLMLRSNAFHGIIGKPTSTNEFPELSIIDLSSNDFSGILPSNYIENWNAMKSVDANKEIYVQSMFFFGTYLQTFYYDYPITVFSKGVELKYIKTPYLMRLIDLSSNRFVGEIPGIIGNLRGLNLLNLCNNTLTGPIPSSFGNLIALESLDLSQNQLSGKIPIDLAQLTFLAYFNVSNNRLYGPIPQGQQFDTFQEDMYQGNSGLCGKPLSKKCKNSESFEEDEDSGFQVQLDWFMVLPGVVTGLIVGVIGGNFWTARKHEWFVDTFSRRRRQAERTRLRREQRPWSY; encoded by the coding sequence ATGAATGCTGCAGTCTGTTTCTCTTTTGTACAGACGCAGGCACTTTGCCATGATGATGAGCGCTCTGCCTTGTTGCAATTCAAAGCTAGTTTCACTATAGACAAGTCTGCTTCCCAAGATCCCTTTGCTTTCCCAAAAGTTGCATCCTGGGGTAGGTTAGCAGGAGATACTCAAAGGAATAATTGTTGTTCATGGGATGGTGTTGAATGCAACGACAACTCTGGCCATGTTATTGGGCTTGACCTTGCCAGCAGTTATCTTCATGGTTCCATCAGTTCCAACAGCAGTCTTTTTCAACTTGTTCACCTGCAGAGCCTTGACCTCTCTGATAATAACTTCAGCTTCTCTCAAATTCCATCCAGGTTAGGCCATGCTCTTACTAGTCTAACATATCTCAACCTTTCAATGTCTTCATTTTCTGGCCAAATTCCTTCAGAAATGTCATATCTATCCAACCTATCTACACTTCATCTGTCATCAAGTTCCTGGTCTCCTCTCAAACTGCCCAACTTCAGATGCCTAATTCAAAATTTGACCAGCATAAAACAACTTCATCTTAGTTCGGTAGAAATGGACTCCACCGTGCCTAATACATTTGTGAATCTGTCTTCTCTCACATCTCTCCGTCTTCAGGCATGTAAACTGAAGGGGCAATTCCCAGCAGGCATTTTCAACCTACCAAACTTGCAAGTACTTGATTTGGCCAATAACTTTGATCTAACCGGTTATTTTCCTGATGACCTTAACAAGAGCAGCCCCTTGAAGATATTGAATTTGCAGGCAACCGATTTTTCTGGTCATATACCTGCTTCATTAGGAGACCTTCGTGCCTTAAACTTGTTGAACATACGATCCTGTAACTTTTATCCCTATGTTCCATCTTCACTTTCCAACCTCACCCAGCTCAATTTCCTTGATCTTTCTTCCTTTTATGACTATGCTTATCTACCAGACATTTTAACAATTCATGCTTTCAGTAACCACGTTTCAGATTCCTGGTCTTGGTTTCGAAAGCTAACCAAACTTAACCACTTGGCCCTTGATACTACCCACTTAAAGGGAGATTTGCCATGTTCTTTGGCTAATCTGACTCAACTTTTGGTACTAGACTTGGACCAGAATGAGATCACTGGTGAAATCCCATGTTGTTTGGCTAAACTGAAACAACTTTCAAAATTAAGCTTGGGCTACAATCAAATAACTGGTCAAATCCCATCCTGCCTTGTGCAGTTGACCCAGTTAACTTTGTTAGACATACGATTCAACAATCTGCAAGGAGCAATTCCCAGGTCACTATTCAAGCTGAGGAATCTTAAACATATTTACCTCCACTCAAATGACTTGAGAGGGTCTGTTGTATTGGATGAGTTTTCCAAGCTGGAGAAATTGAGGGGACTTCGTTTGTCGCTCAACAAGTTCTCTGTGCAGATCAAAACTGGGTTTAATGCTATTGCTCCAAAGCTTGAAGTACTAGGTTTGGGTTCATGCAACATAAAAGAGTTTCCGGAGTTCTTGAAATACCCTAATGTACTGGAGGATCTAGATCTATCTAACAACAATCTTCATGGCCAAATACCAAAATGGATGTGGAATTCAACTAGTGAAACTTTGAGGTTTCTCAACCTCTCTCACAACCACTTAAATGGATTTGAAGAAAATCCGGTCATTATTCCATGGCATGGGTTATACTCTTTACAGCTCGACTCTAACATGTTACAAGGATCACTGCCCATTCCATCGCCATTGATATCATACTATTCTGTTTCAAACAATGAATACGCAGGAGAAATTCCAGTGACATTCTGCAACACAAGGCCACTATGTATTCTTGACTTGTCTAACAACAACCTCAATGGCAAGATTCCACAATGTTTTGAGAATCTCAGATTTCTTCAGTTACTGAAACTACAGAACAATTCCTTTCACGGTGATATTCCGCAAATAGGTTTGAAAAGATGCTTGTGGTTAAGAGGGATTGACATGAGTTATAATCAGCTACAAGGGAAGCTACCAAGATCAATTGGCAATTGTTCTAAGTTAATGTTTCTAAATTTGGGAAATAATCAGATCAGTGATACTTTCCCGTCTTGGTTAGGAAAGCTTCAAAAATTGAAAGTTCTCATGCTGCGGTCTAATGCATTTCATGGTATCATTGGGAAGCCTACAAGTACCAATGAGTTCCCTGAGCTGTCCATCATTGATTTATCCAGCAATGATTTTTCAGGTATATTGCCCTCCAACTACATAGAGAACTGGAATGCCATGAAATCTGTTGATGCAAACAAGGAAATATACGTCCAATCCATGTTCTTCTTCGGCACGTATTTACAAACATTCTACTATGATTACCCGATTACAGTTTTCAGCAAAGGGGTTGAATTGAAGTATATCAAGACCCCTTATCTTATGAGACTCATAGACCTCTCAAGTAACAGATTTGTAGGAGAGATTCCAGGTATCATTGGGAACCTAAGAGGGCTTAATCTGCTTAATCTTTGCAACAACACTCTCACTGGTCCCATCCCCTCTTCTTTTGGGAACTTGATTGCTCTGGAATCATTGGATCTCTCCCAAAATCAGCTCTCAGGAAAGATTCCCATTGATCTGGCACAACTGACATTCCTTGCATACTTTAATGTATCCAACAATCGTCTTTATGGTCCTATCCCACAAGGTCAACAGTTTGATACATTCCAAGAGGATATGTACCAAGGAAACTCAGGTTTGTGTGGAAAACCTTTGTCAAAGAAATGTAAAAATTCTGAGAGCTTTGAAGAAGACGAAGACTCTGGGTTTCAAGTTCAGCTTGATTGGTTTATGGTTCTGCCAGGAGTTGTTACTGGTCTAATAGTTGGAGTGATTGGGGGGAACTTTTGGACAGCCAGGAAGCATGAGTGGTTTGTGGATACATTCAGCAGGAGGAGAAGGCAGGCTGAACGTACACGACTGAGGAGAGAACAGAGACCTTGGTCATATTAA